Proteins from one Deinococcus sp. AB2017081 genomic window:
- a CDS encoding PAS domain S-box protein translates to MTRLRTGRWAGRAPLIVMALVLILTTTMSLVLSRFVHDQQESRFERETAAVSEALTARISEYERLLYATRAAWQVHPDLLDPDDFRAFAANLKLTDEYPGIQTIGYAALLPPGTEAAAFTAQMRRRVSPSWTLQQGPSPQPTRAPVALLYTNGTADYRALGFDLYSEPRRRAALGASEQSGTVQGSRRLTLRQPGADGQVLDGFVMVVPVTRVGSNTPRPDGFLYIAVRADRLVQGLLSPQTVRPMTTEIRLDGELLGSPAAAGAVEFRQTEERTLAGQRWTLRFTADSAFGQDFAAITPLLTLLGGLLTAGLAYLVVQAQVRARSRAEELNVSLAVARSRQEQARAEFEAIFHSMQDAAAFTDEVGLIRLVNPVLRAQFRLPDDRLIGQPLSVLHADLGLAARESFQSITTPYVRGDGTVFAGEAQRSEVLDPDGRRLGLLEVVRDVSERVQAEQTVQAAQRRYRGLLDAVPFIVRVSDPAGHVTFVNARHHELLGTDDLTACLSAEDRVAYATLRDTATATQRPVRRDMQLTLPGGERHWFTLTHAPFRDERGEVVEWVTSVTDIHDRLLAERLAQRNEERYRGVLEGLPQIVWLTDADGRPVYYNRQWTAYVGQARSGQDFASLIHPADRATYRHRWDTAVKATRPFEAEHRLLGQTGTYRTFVTRAQPVLDSGGQVIEWVGTSTDVDDSVYAENAARLTADVSGQLASRRAAGSGYRHAPYVSALDLLTTRFVDSAALWRAGPLTLAARSARHPGWDAPHLRAEVTQALAAVMATGERLSLPMHPLLHAVNASGAMLLPLTAQDGTLCGILGLAYRHALTERDVELAQELAKRFASALENDALQDRVTAAQEDLTALNQSLEERVQLRTMELEAANRELEAFSYSVSHDLRTPLRHIVGFGDLLSKEAGQASLSTKGHRYLGIITESASRMSTLIDDLLEFSRMGRQELRVGAVDLGPLIQTTWGALEPDRQGRDVTLHVGDLPVVTGDATMLNLVFTNLLSNALKYSRTREHAVIDVSAVTGNDEVSITVRDNGVGFDPRYTDKLFGVFQRLHRADEFEGIGIGLANVRRIVGRHGGRVSATSTPDEGAAFTVTLPRRFPQ, encoded by the coding sequence GTGACCCGACTGAGGACAGGACGCTGGGCCGGGCGTGCCCCGCTGATCGTGATGGCGCTGGTGCTGATCCTCACGACGACCATGTCGCTGGTGCTGTCCCGCTTCGTCCACGACCAGCAGGAGAGCCGCTTCGAGCGGGAGACGGCGGCCGTGAGCGAGGCGCTGACCGCCCGGATCTCAGAGTACGAACGCCTGCTCTACGCCACCCGTGCTGCGTGGCAGGTGCATCCCGACCTGCTCGATCCGGACGACTTCCGTGCGTTCGCCGCCAACCTGAAACTCACAGACGAGTACCCGGGCATCCAGACCATCGGCTACGCCGCGCTGCTGCCGCCAGGGACGGAGGCGGCGGCATTCACGGCCCAGATGCGGCGGCGGGTCTCACCGTCCTGGACCCTGCAGCAGGGCCCGTCACCGCAGCCGACCCGCGCGCCCGTCGCGCTGCTGTACACCAACGGCACAGCGGATTACCGGGCACTGGGCTTCGACCTGTACAGCGAGCCCCGCCGCCGCGCCGCGCTCGGGGCCAGCGAGCAGAGTGGCACGGTGCAGGGCTCCAGACGGCTCACCCTGCGGCAGCCGGGTGCAGACGGTCAGGTGCTGGACGGCTTCGTGATGGTGGTGCCGGTCACCCGTGTCGGGAGCAACACGCCCCGACCCGACGGGTTCCTGTACATCGCGGTGCGTGCCGACCGGCTGGTGCAGGGGCTGCTCTCGCCGCAGACCGTCCGGCCCATGACCACCGAGATCCGGCTGGACGGCGAATTGCTGGGATCACCGGCCGCGGCGGGTGCCGTGGAATTCCGGCAGACCGAGGAGCGCACCCTGGCCGGGCAGCGGTGGACGCTGCGGTTTACGGCCGACAGCGCCTTCGGGCAGGATTTCGCGGCGATCACGCCCCTGCTCACGCTGCTGGGCGGCCTGCTCACGGCAGGACTGGCGTATCTGGTGGTTCAGGCGCAGGTGCGGGCGCGCAGCCGCGCGGAGGAACTCAACGTGTCTCTCGCCGTGGCCCGCAGCCGCCAGGAGCAGGCCCGCGCCGAGTTCGAGGCGATCTTCCACTCCATGCAGGACGCAGCGGCGTTCACCGACGAGGTCGGGCTGATCCGGCTGGTGAACCCGGTATTGCGGGCCCAGTTCCGGCTGCCGGACGACCGGCTGATCGGTCAGCCGCTGTCGGTGCTGCACGCCGATCTGGGGCTGGCGGCGCGGGAGTCGTTCCAGTCGATCACCACCCCCTACGTGCGGGGGGACGGCACGGTCTTTGCGGGCGAGGCCCAGCGCAGCGAGGTGCTCGATCCGGACGGGCGGCGGCTGGGCCTGCTGGAGGTCGTGCGCGACGTGAGCGAACGTGTTCAGGCCGAGCAGACGGTGCAGGCCGCGCAGCGGCGCTACCGCGGTCTGCTGGACGCCGTACCGTTCATCGTGCGGGTCAGCGATCCTGCCGGTCACGTGACCTTCGTGAACGCCCGCCACCACGAACTGCTGGGCACAGACGACCTGACCGCGTGCCTGTCTGCAGAAGACCGCGTGGCCTACGCGACGCTGCGCGACACCGCCACGGCCACGCAGCGGCCGGTGCGCCGTGACATGCAGCTGACCCTGCCAGGGGGCGAGCGCCACTGGTTCACCCTGACCCACGCGCCGTTCCGGGACGAGCGCGGCGAGGTGGTCGAGTGGGTCACCAGCGTGACCGACATCCACGACCGCCTGCTGGCGGAACGCCTCGCGCAGCGCAACGAGGAACGGTACCGGGGGGTGCTGGAGGGCCTGCCGCAGATCGTGTGGCTCACCGATGCCGACGGCCGCCCGGTGTACTACAACCGGCAGTGGACGGCGTACGTGGGACAGGCCCGCTCGGGCCAGGACTTCGCGTCGCTCATCCATCCGGCGGACCGGGCCACGTACCGTCACCGCTGGGACACGGCCGTGAAGGCCACCCGGCCCTTTGAGGCCGAGCACCGGCTGCTCGGGCAGACCGGGACGTACCGCACGTTCGTCACCCGGGCCCAGCCCGTGCTGGACTCCGGCGGTCAGGTGATCGAGTGGGTGGGCACCTCGACCGATGTGGACGATTCGGTGTACGCCGAGAACGCGGCGCGGCTCACGGCGGACGTGTCCGGCCAGCTCGCCTCCCGCCGCGCGGCCGGCAGCGGCTACCGACACGCGCCGTATGTCTCGGCGCTGGATCTGCTCACCACGCGGTTCGTGGACAGCGCCGCGCTGTGGCGTGCCGGGCCGCTGACCCTGGCCGCCCGTTCGGCCCGGCATCCCGGCTGGGACGCGCCCCACCTGCGGGCCGAGGTGACCCAGGCCCTGGCGGCCGTCATGGCCACGGGCGAACGGCTGTCGCTGCCGATGCATCCACTGCTGCACGCCGTGAACGCCTCCGGAGCGATGCTGCTCCCCCTGACGGCCCAGGACGGCACCCTGTGTGGGATCCTGGGCCTCGCGTACCGGCACGCCCTGACCGAGCGTGACGTCGAACTGGCCCAGGAACTCGCCAAGCGCTTCGCGTCTGCCCTGGAGAACGACGCGCTGCAAGACCGCGTGACGGCCGCGCAGGAGGATCTCACGGCGCTGAACCAGTCGCTGGAGGAACGCGTGCAGCTGCGCACGATGGAGCTGGAGGCCGCCAACCGGGAACTCGAGGCCTTCAGCTACTCGGTCAGCCATGACCTGAGGACACCGCTGCGGCACATCGTGGGGTTCGGGGACCTCCTCAGCAAGGAGGCCGGTCAGGCCAGCCTCAGCACGAAGGGCCACCGGTACCTGGGGATCATCACCGAATCGGCGTCCCGCATGAGCACGCTGATCGACGACCTGCTGGAGTTCTCGCGCATGGGCCGCCAGGAACTGCGGGTCGGCGCGGTCGACCTCGGGCCCCTGATCCAGACCACGTGGGGCGCGCTGGAACCCGATCGCCAGGGCCGGGACGTGACGCTGCACGTGGGTGACCTGCCGGTCGTGACCGGCGACGCCACCATGTTGAATCTGGTGTTCACGAACCTGCTCAGCAACGCGCTCAAGTATTCCCGAACCCGTGAGCACGCCGTCATCGACGTGAGCGCGGTCACCGGAAACGATGAAGTGTCCATCACGGTTCGGGACAACGGCGTGGGCTTCGATCCCCGTTACACGGATAAACTGTTCGGCGTGTTCCAGCGACTGCACCGCGCCGACGAATTCGAGGGGATCGGCATCGGCCTGGCCAATGTCAGACGGATCGTCGGCCGTCACGGTGGCCGGGTCTCGGCCACGTCCACGCCCGACGAGGGGGCGGCCTTCACGGTCACGCTGCCCCGGAGGTTTCCGCAGTGA
- a CDS encoding OsmC family protein, with the protein MKKSLNITWLGEQRYVGVNPSGQQLLIDNSPTKIGVSPMDALLGALATCTAVDIVDIMAKKRTPLSTYRIEVEGERAETHPKRYTHITVRHIASGPGVTAEALGKAAHLSHEKYCSVAASLNAEIHVEAVLEDAAVSS; encoded by the coding sequence ATGAAGAAGTCACTGAACATCACCTGGCTGGGCGAACAGCGGTACGTGGGGGTCAATCCCTCGGGGCAGCAGCTCCTGATCGACAACTCGCCCACCAAGATCGGCGTGTCGCCCATGGACGCCCTGCTGGGGGCGCTGGCGACGTGCACGGCGGTGGACATCGTGGACATCATGGCCAAGAAGCGCACTCCTCTGAGCACGTACCGGATCGAGGTCGAGGGCGAGCGGGCCGAGACCCACCCGAAGCGCTACACGCACATCACCGTGCGGCACATCGCCAGCGGACCCGGCGTGACCGCCGAGGCGCTGGGCAAGGCTGCCCACCTGAGCCATGAGAAGTACTGCTCGGTCGCCGCGTCCCTGAACGCCGAGATCCACGTCGAGGCGGTGCTGGAGGACGCGGCGGTGTCGTCCTGA
- a CDS encoding peptidoglycan D,D-transpeptidase FtsI family protein, protein MSRAGDALDRRDRLRRRASGRAGGASALSPVRARSNGAARVTWTALFFSVALGALGARLYQLQIVEHSQYAVQSTSNFQRDEVVRALRGEIRTRDGVLLATNRQAVDLVYTGRRDPEERALALPSWDKIVYLAGIAPEMIAAGRPIEPDRKTETEVILARNVPEKNLAALYEYTVLIPSLELRPRLERIYPQHKMAAHLLGYVQEATEAQVKDEGYTVGDLVGRAGLEYSLQKTLEGKNGLLRREVTATGRPQTERVIDPGQQGQDITLSIDSVLQRTAEQALRDSLKEVNAGRAKYKVPPETVARGAIIAIDPRTNEVLAMASSPTYDPNWFSRVPSPDPEARTKALTSNSVDAVMQNRAVQTFDSGSVFKPTSTLAFIEKWGNRTYNCAPSIRFGGPRYNWHRSGSLGNVDGKLAIAFSCNTWYYQAAIAADPITYANYLGRRAQELGFGRETGLELTGEKTGYIPSPEHFKETFAKANERRRAAGEEPLVYYPGQALSFAIGQDSLLVTPAQVTSALSTIVNLGVRRPLSLLHAVEGKPVRRPSERVPGNVKDFQLIKDGMAITTAGTTRWGTAQHVLGPNYFPVRTGGKTGTAENGVSFRKGYAYTNAWYEGYGPIGNGQTPNFLVVTFFQNGGEGSGPGLSAAAKMFGARWCVKLDERNHALPGQTPCTGELEQMHARIAKDAAKAKAAAQASTAPTPTTP, encoded by the coding sequence GCCCGGCTGTACCAGCTCCAGATCGTGGAGCACAGCCAGTACGCCGTGCAGTCGACCAGCAACTTCCAGCGCGATGAGGTCGTCCGGGCACTGCGCGGCGAGATCCGTACCCGCGACGGCGTGCTGCTGGCGACCAACCGGCAGGCGGTCGATCTGGTCTACACCGGGCGGCGCGACCCGGAGGAGCGGGCCCTGGCCCTGCCCTCGTGGGACAAGATCGTGTATCTGGCGGGCATCGCCCCGGAGATGATCGCGGCCGGAAGGCCCATCGAACCGGACCGCAAGACGGAGACCGAGGTCATCCTGGCCCGCAACGTGCCGGAGAAGAACCTCGCGGCGCTGTACGAATACACCGTGCTGATCCCGTCGCTGGAACTGCGCCCCCGCCTGGAGCGCATCTACCCCCAGCACAAGATGGCCGCCCACCTGCTCGGCTACGTGCAGGAGGCGACCGAGGCCCAGGTCAAGGACGAGGGCTACACCGTGGGCGACCTGGTGGGCCGCGCCGGGCTGGAGTACAGCCTCCAGAAGACCCTGGAGGGAAAGAACGGCCTGCTGCGCCGTGAGGTGACCGCCACCGGCCGCCCGCAGACCGAGCGGGTCATCGATCCCGGCCAGCAGGGACAGGACATCACGCTGTCGATCGACTCGGTGCTTCAGCGCACCGCGGAACAGGCCCTGCGCGACTCCCTGAAGGAGGTCAACGCCGGGCGTGCCAAGTACAAGGTGCCGCCCGAGACCGTGGCACGCGGCGCGATCATCGCCATTGATCCGCGCACCAACGAGGTGCTCGCCATGGCGAGCAGCCCCACCTACGACCCCAACTGGTTCTCGCGGGTGCCCAGTCCGGATCCGGAGGCCCGCACCAAGGCCCTGACCTCGAACAGCGTGGACGCCGTGATGCAGAACCGCGCCGTGCAGACCTTCGATTCGGGCAGCGTGTTCAAGCCGACCTCGACGCTGGCGTTCATCGAGAAGTGGGGCAACCGCACATACAACTGTGCGCCGTCGATCCGGTTCGGCGGCCCCCGGTACAACTGGCACCGTAGCGGCAGCCTGGGGAACGTGGACGGAAAACTCGCCATCGCGTTCTCGTGCAACACGTGGTACTACCAGGCGGCCATCGCCGCCGATCCGATCACGTACGCCAACTACCTGGGTCGCCGCGCGCAGGAGCTGGGCTTCGGCCGCGAGACGGGGCTGGAACTGACCGGCGAGAAGACCGGCTACATCCCCAGCCCGGAGCACTTCAAGGAGACCTTCGCGAAGGCGAACGAGCGCCGCCGGGCCGCCGGTGAGGAGCCGCTGGTGTACTACCCCGGCCAGGCACTGTCCTTCGCCATCGGGCAGGATTCACTGCTGGTCACGCCCGCCCAGGTCACGTCGGCGCTGTCGACCATCGTGAATCTGGGCGTACGCCGGCCACTGTCGCTGCTGCATGCCGTCGAGGGCAAGCCCGTCAGGCGGCCCAGCGAGCGGGTGCCGGGCAACGTCAAGGATTTCCAGCTGATCAAGGACGGCATGGCGATCACCACGGCCGGGACGACCCGCTGGGGCACCGCGCAGCATGTCCTGGGACCGAACTACTTCCCGGTGCGTACCGGCGGCAAGACCGGCACCGCCGAGAACGGCGTGAGTTTCCGCAAGGGCTACGCGTATACCAACGCGTGGTACGAGGGCTACGGCCCGATCGGGAACGGCCAGACGCCGAATTTCCTGGTCGTCACCTTCTTCCAGAACGGCGGCGAGGGTTCCGGCCCCGGCCTGAGCGCCGCCGCCAAGATGTTCGGTGCCCGCTGGTGCGTGAAGCTGGACGAGCGCAACCACGCCCTGCCCGGTCAGACCCCGTGCACCGGCGAACTGGAACAGATGCACGCCCGCATTGCCAAGGATGCCGCGAAGGCGAAGGCAGCGGCGCAGGCCAGCACCGCGCCCACGCCGACCACACCCTGA
- a CDS encoding PhoH family protein, whose translation MDKASTVPAVSATVTLNDQREAYALLGAGDANLRRMRELTRARLVARGETVTMTGDPTDVQQAERMVRDALDVVRSGGELTPDSLLRSARLSGEGRSLAAETQVTGLNLPRGLKPKTPGQKLYLEKIEKSDITFGVGPAGTGKTYMAVAMAVQALKAKKVKRIILTRPAVEAGEKLGFLPGDLQAKIDPYLRPLYDALQDMLDQEKFESYLTSGVIEIAPLAFMRGRTLNDAFIILDEAQNTTGEQMKMFLTRMGFSSRVVVTGDVTQIDLPRHITSGLAVAKRILSSIEGIAWHEFTDVDVVRHPLVGRIIKAYESAEEAEQDKRAARRGEFATIPEGESDPPVRQD comes from the coding sequence ATGGACAAGGCCTCCACCGTGCCTGCCGTCAGCGCGACCGTCACCCTGAATGACCAGCGCGAGGCCTATGCCCTGCTCGGTGCCGGCGACGCAAACCTGCGCCGCATGCGTGAACTGACCCGCGCCCGGCTGGTGGCCCGGGGCGAGACCGTGACCATGACTGGTGACCCCACCGATGTCCAGCAGGCCGAACGCATGGTGCGCGACGCGCTGGATGTCGTGCGCAGCGGCGGGGAACTGACCCCAGACAGCCTGCTGCGCTCGGCCCGTCTGAGCGGTGAGGGCCGCAGCCTGGCCGCCGAGACGCAGGTCACGGGACTGAACCTGCCGCGCGGCCTGAAACCCAAGACGCCCGGCCAGAAGCTGTACCTCGAGAAGATCGAGAAGAGTGACATCACCTTCGGGGTCGGCCCGGCCGGCACCGGCAAGACCTACATGGCCGTCGCCATGGCCGTCCAGGCCCTGAAGGCCAAGAAGGTCAAACGCATCATCCTGACCCGCCCGGCAGTCGAGGCCGGCGAGAAACTGGGCTTTTTGCCCGGTGATCTCCAGGCCAAGATCGACCCCTACCTGCGTCCACTGTACGACGCGCTGCAGGACATGCTGGATCAGGAAAAATTCGAGTCATACCTGACGAGCGGTGTAATCGAGATCGCGCCCCTGGCCTTCATGCGCGGGCGCACCCTGAACGACGCCTTCATCATTCTCGACGAGGCCCAGAACACCACCGGCGAGCAGATGAAGATGTTCCTGACCCGCATGGGGTTCTCCAGCCGTGTGGTCGTGACCGGTGACGTGACGCAGATCGACCTGCCGCGGCACATCACCAGCGGTCTGGCGGTCGCCAAGCGCATCCTGAGCAGCATCGAGGGGATCGCGTGGCACGAGTTCACCGATGTGGACGTGGTGCGCCACCCGCTGGTCGGACGGATCATCAAGGCCTACGAGTCCGCCGAGGAGGCCGAGCAGGACAAACGTGCCGCCCGGCGCGGCGAGTTCGCCACCATCCCTGAAGGCGAGAGCGACCCACCGGTCCGGCAGGACTGA
- a CDS encoding ATP-binding protein, which yields MYRSVRPGEVLRILHLEDNELDHELVSFHLEGEVPWTVQITRVEDEAGFLKALRDGRPHLILSDFALPTYDGLSAFRAAHATLPDVPFIIVTGAMGEETAVDTLREGVTDYILKQRLERLAPAVKRAIAEVDAQVSRALAEQEVRQLNRDLKTRLDEVERLRNVAERQSQRLEIQARQLEEALNMQKTFLAETSHELRTPLTALHGYLRRAEREVGGSQTLLDAQRVAENMTRLVNDLLQLSRGELVQSIEMHFMNLGHLLRQVGRDFGVRAPEENLEIVGDPGRLTQVFVNLVTNALRVSGSPERVYLEASPRPGEIEVRVVDHGPGVPDHVKPKIFDKFYRGKEAGSAGLGLTIAQQVVTAHGGTIDVVDTPGGGATFRVRLPLPEEDD from the coding sequence ATGTACCGCAGCGTCCGGCCCGGCGAGGTGCTGCGCATCCTGCACCTCGAGGACAACGAACTCGACCACGAGCTGGTGTCCTTCCATCTGGAGGGCGAGGTGCCGTGGACGGTGCAGATCACCCGCGTCGAGGACGAAGCGGGCTTCCTGAAGGCCCTGCGCGACGGTCGCCCCCACCTGATCCTGAGTGACTTCGCCCTGCCGACCTACGACGGCCTGAGTGCGTTCCGTGCCGCCCACGCCACCCTGCCCGACGTGCCCTTCATCATCGTGACCGGGGCCATGGGCGAGGAGACCGCCGTGGACACGCTGCGGGAGGGCGTGACCGACTACATCCTCAAGCAGCGTCTGGAACGCCTGGCCCCCGCCGTCAAGCGCGCCATCGCGGAGGTCGATGCCCAGGTCAGCCGCGCCCTGGCTGAGCAGGAGGTTCGGCAGCTCAACCGCGACCTCAAGACCCGCCTGGACGAGGTCGAGCGCCTGCGCAACGTGGCCGAGCGCCAGAGCCAGCGCCTGGAGATCCAGGCCCGGCAGCTCGAGGAAGCGCTAAACATGCAGAAGACCTTCCTGGCCGAGACCAGCCACGAGCTGCGCACCCCGCTGACGGCCCTGCACGGCTACCTGCGCCGCGCCGAGCGCGAGGTGGGCGGCAGCCAGACCCTGCTGGACGCCCAGCGCGTCGCGGAGAACATGACCCGCTTGGTGAACGACCTGCTGCAGCTGTCGCGCGGCGAACTCGTACAGAGCATCGAGATGCATTTCATGAACCTGGGCCACCTGCTGCGCCAGGTCGGCCGCGACTTCGGGGTGCGCGCTCCGGAGGAGAACCTGGAGATCGTGGGCGACCCCGGGCGGCTCACCCAGGTCTTCGTGAATCTGGTGACCAACGCCCTACGGGTCAGCGGATCGCCCGAGCGGGTCTATCTGGAGGCCAGCCCGCGCCCCGGCGAGATCGAGGTGCGCGTCGTCGATCACGGTCCCGGCGTGCCGGATCACGTCAAGCCGAAGATCTTCGACAAGTTCTACCGGGGCAAGGAAGCCGGCTCGGCTGGCCTGGGACTGACCATCGCGCAACAGGTCGTCACAGCTCACGGCGGCACGATCGACGTCGTGGACACGCCGGGCGGCGGCGCGACCTTCCGCGTGCGGCTGCCGCTGCCGGAAGAGGACGATTAG
- the aroE gene encoding shikimate dehydrogenase — translation MTVLDPATPPCRTYLFADPASHSLSPRMHRAAFAHAGLAGDYQAVRVLPADLATAVSGLRRPDVLGANISLPHKEAVVALLDDLTPAARAIGAVNTVIHRDGRLTGDNTDAPGLFDALVEAGAAGVGDRPRDGAVVVLGAGGAARAAVYAALILLERDVYVVNRTHVRAEELAAAWAAPDADHQARARVAADVPWDDVTLVINASSAGLDAPEQTPLDAAYLTRLPLSAVVYDMVYRPAQTRLMREARAAGLRAENGLGMLAQQARLAFQTWTGCDVPVSVFLNALATPQDEAR, via the coding sequence GTGACTGTGCTGGATCCCGCCACACCGCCCTGCCGAACCTATCTGTTCGCCGATCCTGCCTCCCATTCCCTGTCGCCGAGGATGCACCGTGCCGCCTTCGCCCACGCCGGACTGGCCGGCGACTATCAGGCCGTGCGGGTGCTCCCGGCCGACCTGGCGACGGCCGTGAGCGGTCTGCGCCGCCCAGACGTGCTGGGGGCGAACATCAGCCTCCCGCACAAGGAGGCGGTCGTGGCGCTGCTGGACGACCTGACACCGGCTGCAAGAGCCATCGGGGCCGTGAACACGGTGATCCACCGCGACGGCCGCCTGACCGGCGACAACACTGACGCGCCCGGCCTGTTCGACGCCCTGGTGGAGGCGGGGGCCGCCGGTGTCGGAGACCGCCCGCGGGACGGGGCCGTGGTGGTGCTCGGCGCGGGCGGCGCGGCGCGGGCGGCCGTGTACGCCGCGCTGATCCTGCTGGAGCGGGACGTGTACGTCGTGAACCGCACCCACGTGCGGGCCGAGGAACTGGCGGCGGCGTGGGCTGCACCGGACGCCGACCATCAGGCCCGGGCCAGGGTGGCCGCCGACGTCCCGTGGGACGACGTCACGCTGGTCATCAACGCCAGCAGCGCGGGCCTGGACGCGCCGGAACAGACGCCGCTGGACGCCGCGTACCTGACGCGCCTGCCCCTGTCGGCCGTGGTCTACGACATGGTGTACCGCCCCGCCCAGACCCGCCTGATGCGTGAAGCGCGGGCGGCGGGCCTGCGGGCCGAGAACGGGCTGGGCATGCTCGCCCAGCAGGCGCGCCTGGCCTTCCAGACATGGACCGGGTGCGACGTGCCGGTGTCCGTCTTCCTGAATGCACTCGCCACGCCGCAGGACGAGGCGAGGTGA